In Legionella sp. PATHC035, a genomic segment contains:
- a CDS encoding aspartate/glutamate racemase family protein, translating into MKCIGLLGGVSWASTMEYYKRLNLTINRAKGKNHSAKIVMYSFDFEEILEHQKKQNEAMELRLLQEKVILLDKAGSDVIAICSNTTNKLANQLDAEIHKKLINIIDATGDYLHHLGTQKVGLIGTRYTMEQDFYKNKLFKKGLQVVTPDAYDRELLHQIIYHELCHGIVTSRSKEIVLNIINKLASSYHLDGVILGCTELPLLVSKADVNIPLFDTIEIHVNAIITKIEQLN; encoded by the coding sequence ATGAAGTGCATTGGTCTACTGGGTGGTGTTAGCTGGGCTTCTACGATGGAATACTATAAGCGACTTAATTTAACCATTAATAGAGCAAAAGGAAAAAATCACTCAGCCAAAATAGTAATGTATAGTTTTGATTTCGAAGAAATTCTGGAGCATCAAAAAAAGCAAAATGAAGCGATGGAATTAAGATTACTTCAAGAAAAAGTGATTTTGCTGGATAAGGCGGGTTCAGATGTAATCGCAATTTGTTCCAACACCACGAATAAGTTGGCGAATCAATTGGATGCTGAGATCCACAAAAAATTAATTAATATCATTGATGCAACCGGTGATTATTTACATCATTTAGGCACTCAAAAAGTGGGCTTAATTGGCACTCGTTATACAATGGAGCAAGATTTTTATAAAAATAAACTGTTTAAAAAAGGACTTCAAGTCGTAACTCCCGATGCTTATGATCGGGAGTTGCTTCATCAGATCATTTATCATGAACTATGTCACGGTATTGTTACGAGTAGATCAAAAGAGATCGTTCTAAATATTATTAATAAATTAGCCTCAAGCTACCATTTAGATGGGGTCATACTTGGTTGTACGGAGCTGCCTCTATTGGTATCAAAAGCGGATGTTAATATCCCACTTTTTGATACGATTGAAATACATGTAAATGCAATTATAACAAAAATCGAACAACTTAATTAG
- a CDS encoding ATP-grasp domain-containing protein, giving the protein MSRAILFVNVSDEHNLVKIEAAKNLGVKVFLIAPHLPDWAKDTVDKFIQADTTNFAETISVLKEEYKETPFDGVITILDKSVELVAAIAEEFKLPGSSLAAATTVKHKYKMREALKMGEVPHPKFQLVKTFKDLQNAASTIGFPLIFKPVAASTSVAVFKLNNQAELEDAFALMSSCERVSFWLYADEYIAEEFMAGQEVSVEGIINQSQVHFAGITKKFVEKPGFTEWMHCFPYEPEPEICSSIYRVVEKAIQAVGINNCAFHIEVMLTSEGPKIVEVNSRMAGGFVSSHLVPLASGINLAQASIQTALGEPIELKATKNKFACERNLFATEKGTIMDWKHVDEMTHQPGVRDFKILRQVNELVTVPPQGYDHLLCAVITEGDTFEMAIDLADAALNRVHCVYQ; this is encoded by the coding sequence ATGAGTAGAGCGATTTTATTTGTGAATGTTTCTGATGAGCATAATTTGGTAAAAATAGAGGCTGCAAAAAATCTAGGGGTAAAGGTTTTTTTGATAGCTCCTCATTTACCTGATTGGGCAAAAGATACAGTTGATAAATTTATTCAGGCAGATACCACCAATTTTGCAGAGACTATTTCTGTTTTAAAGGAAGAGTATAAAGAGACACCTTTTGATGGTGTTATTACCATACTGGATAAGAGTGTTGAGTTGGTTGCCGCAATCGCTGAAGAATTTAAGTTACCTGGCAGCTCACTTGCAGCAGCGACTACAGTGAAACATAAATACAAGATGCGAGAAGCGCTGAAGATGGGCGAGGTTCCCCATCCAAAATTTCAATTGGTGAAAACATTCAAGGACTTGCAAAATGCAGCAAGCACTATCGGATTCCCATTAATATTCAAACCCGTAGCTGCATCAACAAGTGTCGCGGTTTTTAAATTGAACAACCAAGCTGAACTCGAGGATGCTTTTGCGCTGATGAGCAGTTGTGAACGTGTATCTTTTTGGTTGTATGCTGATGAGTATATTGCTGAGGAGTTTATGGCTGGGCAGGAAGTTAGTGTAGAAGGGATTATTAATCAATCTCAAGTTCATTTTGCGGGGATTACCAAAAAATTTGTAGAAAAACCTGGTTTCACAGAATGGATGCATTGTTTCCCATATGAGCCGGAACCAGAGATTTGTTCTTCAATTTATAGGGTGGTTGAAAAAGCCATTCAAGCCGTTGGCATCAACAATTGTGCCTTTCATATTGAAGTCATGTTGACCTCCGAAGGGCCTAAAATTGTTGAAGTGAACTCCCGAATGGCTGGTGGCTTTGTTTCAAGCCACCTTGTTCCACTAGCCTCCGGAATTAATTTAGCGCAAGCAAGTATCCAAACCGCACTTGGTGAACCGATTGAGTTAAAAGCGACTAAAAATAAATTTGCATGTGAACGAAATTTATTCGCCACCGAGAAGGGGACCATTATGGATTGGAAGCATGTTGACGAAATGACTCATCAACCTGGGGTAAGGGATTTTAAAATTTTGCGACAGGTCAATGAGTTGGTTACGGTTCCGCCGCAAGGATATGATCATTTGTTATGTGCCGTGATCACCGAGGGAGACACCTTTGAAATGGCAATCGATTTAGCAGATGCTGCTTTGAATCGGGTTCATTGTGTTTATCAGTAA
- a CDS encoding ATP-grasp domain-containing protein, producing the protein MDNTVNPKISFIFGGVSVERDLSLRTFHSIYSELQHQVKDTNLYQYVYYVTEGGLVIRKPFDFEKDPDYYMTSKKAPISIIEAFQQIKKNNEYVFSLLYGQFGEDGHIQGLGKIFDIKNSFGSVLSSSLTKSKFHCSKYIESMYPELEPIPMLSIRDANISHIKSKLLLFYNQEVVIKPNSLGTSMFTERMLLNENSIDAAVNLIIDILKIDNIALLQKYIPGEEYSCGCIENLGSIEVLPLILVRTRNRFFGRREKLCKFGVSERIIPQSYNKFTTQIADISRRIFSDLMFENMFRLDFIVSEGKIYFLEVNSLPGLSHASFFPKMLREINISMSDFIQLTFKNSLNRKNKTNNYNEEMDLRGAA; encoded by the coding sequence ATGGACAATACTGTAAATCCCAAAATTAGCTTTATCTTTGGTGGTGTTTCTGTTGAACGAGATCTTTCTTTGAGAACTTTTCACAGCATTTATTCTGAGTTACAACATCAAGTAAAAGATACAAACCTATATCAATATGTCTACTATGTCACTGAAGGAGGTTTGGTTATTAGAAAACCATTTGATTTCGAAAAAGATCCTGACTATTACATGACGAGCAAAAAAGCTCCAATCTCAATTATCGAAGCATTCCAGCAGATTAAAAAAAATAACGAATATGTATTTTCTTTATTATATGGGCAGTTTGGTGAGGATGGACATATTCAAGGTCTAGGAAAAATATTCGATATAAAAAATTCATTTGGCTCAGTACTTTCTTCTAGCCTAACCAAAAGTAAATTTCACTGCTCAAAATATATTGAATCAATGTATCCCGAGCTAGAGCCAATACCGATGCTCTCTATCAGAGATGCAAACATCTCACATATCAAGTCAAAGTTATTGCTCTTTTATAATCAAGAAGTAGTGATTAAACCTAATTCACTTGGCACAAGTATGTTTACTGAGCGTATGTTGCTTAATGAAAATTCAATTGATGCCGCGGTAAACTTAATCATAGATATCTTAAAGATAGATAATATTGCTCTTTTACAAAAGTATATACCTGGTGAGGAATACTCTTGTGGCTGCATTGAAAATCTGGGAAGTATTGAGGTGTTGCCTCTAATTTTAGTGAGAACCCGAAATAGATTTTTTGGTCGTAGAGAAAAACTATGTAAGTTTGGAGTGAGTGAGCGAATTATCCCCCAGTCTTATAATAAATTTACAACTCAAATTGCTGATATCTCTAGACGAATTTTCTCTGATTTAATGTTTGAAAACATGTTTCGACTTGATTTTATCGTTTCAGAAGGGAAGATTTATTTTCTTGAAGTTAATTCATTGCCTGGATTAAGTCATGCTAGCTTTTTTCCGAAAATGCTTAGAGAAATCAATATCTCAATGTCTGATTTTATTCAGTTGACATTTAAAAACAGTCTTAACAGGAAGAATAAAACAAATAATTATAATGAAGAAATGGACTTACGAGGTGCAGCATGA
- a CDS encoding MFS transporter, producing the protein MRSLNPNLKLIWCLLFGIVCVNSAKFMCLPFLILFLNHNTHFSLWISGLVCGIAPFCSIFGGFLGGQLSDKYGRIPLLYISIFTSACIFILLGLSWQINSRYLQLILISILNGMFGLFSSFFQPVALALISELVDKEHRELFFNLRYAAMNIGAVLGPLLAVYLGVTLSPIAFYTAGFMYFSFGCFLYAVRLKEPKQICRNKQNNVSLSESLRAISLDRRLLNFILFNIIFALCYSQIDSTLAQFISQQIDDGIRVYSLTIALNALFVLIGQLPIFLLCRGIPKHQAIFYGCLLFSLGCLGFSYCSNKASYFYYSILIITVGELFIFPFAFLFVDEMAPSHLKGSYFGALAFRELGLALGPVLGGAILESFGGQILFIIIGVLSLISYFFVYLGEYGKPSYETVFRKSV; encoded by the coding sequence ATGAGATCACTTAACCCTAATTTAAAGCTGATTTGGTGTTTGCTATTTGGCATTGTTTGCGTGAACTCAGCAAAATTTATGTGCCTCCCTTTTTTAATCTTATTTCTTAATCATAATACTCATTTTTCATTATGGATAAGTGGTTTAGTCTGCGGAATTGCTCCATTTTGTTCAATATTTGGTGGTTTTCTCGGTGGACAATTATCGGATAAATATGGACGAATTCCTTTATTATATATTTCGATTTTCACATCAGCCTGTATCTTCATATTATTAGGTTTAAGTTGGCAAATTAATTCTCGCTATCTTCAATTAATACTGATAAGCATACTTAATGGAATGTTTGGGTTATTCTCTTCTTTCTTTCAGCCGGTCGCACTCGCATTAATCAGCGAATTAGTTGATAAAGAACATAGAGAGTTATTTTTTAACTTACGTTACGCGGCAATGAATATTGGTGCTGTTTTGGGGCCTTTATTAGCAGTATATCTAGGAGTTACTTTATCTCCCATTGCGTTTTATACCGCAGGATTCATGTATTTTAGTTTTGGCTGCTTCTTATATGCCGTCCGGCTAAAAGAACCCAAGCAAATTTGTAGAAACAAACAAAATAATGTTTCTTTATCTGAAAGCTTACGTGCCATTTCTTTAGATCGTAGGTTATTAAATTTCATTCTTTTTAATATAATATTTGCCTTATGCTACTCGCAAATCGATTCAACATTAGCTCAATTCATATCCCAACAAATCGATGATGGTATACGTGTTTATTCCTTAACGATTGCATTAAATGCATTGTTTGTGCTGATTGGACAGCTTCCTATTTTTCTATTGTGCAGAGGGATACCGAAGCATCAAGCCATTTTTTATGGTTGCCTTTTATTTTCCCTTGGCTGTTTGGGTTTTTCTTATTGTAGTAATAAAGCAAGCTATTTTTACTATTCTATTTTAATTATCACTGTAGGTGAGTTGTTCATATTTCCTTTTGCATTCTTGTTTGTAGATGAGATGGCTCCTTCGCATTTGAAAGGCTCTTATTTTGGAGCATTAGCTTTTAGAGAATTGGGCTTGGCTTTAGGCCCAGTTTTAGGTGGGGCTATCCTTGAATCTTTTGGAGGTCAGATCCTATTTATCATAATAGGAGTGTTGTCTTTGATTTCATATTTTTTTGTTTATTTAGGTGAGTACGGGAAACCTTCTTATGAAACAGTCTTTAGGAAGAGCGTTTAA